The following are encoded in a window of Xyrauchen texanus isolate HMW12.3.18 chromosome 42, RBS_HiC_50CHRs, whole genome shotgun sequence genomic DNA:
- the LOC127635287 gene encoding choline-phosphate cytidylyltransferase B-like isoform X3, which yields MEELEHTCPLPRTPVPASSLPIHYLWCQNPGGRRDALLQSPRHCHLPVEQPRPSAWGRRERPQRAGGTAAVHREGEGQFRLPETLTEPAKFTTYTSCECRAPHEKLTAVQARLGTPGSVDRPVRIYADGIFDLFHSGHARALMQAKNLFPNAYLIVGVFSDDLTHNYKGFTVMTEDERYEALRHCRYVDEVLRDAPWTLTQEFLEKHKIDFVAHDDIPYSSAGSEDVYKHIKEAEGISTSDLITRIVRDYDVYARRNLQRGYTAKELNVSYINEKKYRLQNQVDRMKEKVRTVEEKSKHFVYRVEEKSHDLIQKWEDKSREFIGNFLEFFGPDGTWKQMFQERSGRMIQAFSPCYSPSSSPPRDFSPSRSPSPPSRWAMHRTSPPSTPKRASASISSMSEGDEDEK from the exons ccggttcctgcctcctccttgcccatccattACCTGTGGTGTCAAAACCCGGGAGGGAGAAGGGATGCGCTGTtgcagagtcctcgccactgccatctgccagtggagcagccacggccgtctgcctggggacggagagAGCGGCCACAGAGAGCCGGAGGAACCGCTGCTGTCCACCGAGAAGGGGAGGGGCAGTTCCGTCTACCAGAG ACTCTAACAGAACCAGCGAAATTTACGACATACACGAGTTGTGAATGCCGGGCACCACATGAGAAGCTAACTGCAGTGCAAGCTCGACTTGGAACACCTG GTTCAGTTGACAGGCCGGTGCGAATCTATGCAGATGGCATCTTCGATCTTTTCCATTCTGGTCATGCTCGCGCCCTGATGCAGGCTAAGAATCTGTTCCCTAATGCCTACCTTATAGTTGGAG ttTTTAGTGATGACCTCACTCATAATTACAAGGGCTTCACAGTAATGACAGAAGACGAGCGGTACGAAGCTTTGAGGCACTGTCGCTACGTTGATGAAGTTTTGCGTGATGCACCGTGGACTCTGACTCAAGAATTTTTAGAAAAACACAAG ATAGACTTTGTGGCACATGACGATATCCCATACTCCTCTGCTGGATCTGAGGATGTATACAAGCATATCAAGGAGGCAG AAGGGATCTCAACGTCTGACCTGATCACCCGCATAGTGAGAGATTATGACGTATATGCCAGACGCAACTTGCAGAGGGGCTACACCGCTAAAGAACTGAATGTCAGTTATATCAAT GAAAAGAAGTACCGTCTGCAGAATCAGGTGGAcaggatgaaagagaaagtgcGGACTGTTGAAGAAAAGTCAAAGCACTTTGTGTACAGAGTGGAGGAGAAGAGCCACGATCTTATCCAGAAGTGGGAGGATAAATCAAGAGAGTTCATTGGGAACTTCCTAGAGTTCTTTGGCCCAGATGGGACATGG AAGCAGATGTTTCAGGAACGGAGTGGTCGAATGATCCAGGCTTTTTCACCGTGCTACTCACCCAGCAGTAGCCCTCCAAGGGACTTTTCTCCATCCCGTTCCCCATCGCCCCCCTCTCGCTGGGCCATGCATAGGACCTCTCCGCCCTCTACCCCAAAGAGGGCGTCTGCCTCCATCAGCAGCATGAGTGAAGGTGACGAAGATGAAAAGTGA
- the LOC127635287 gene encoding choline-phosphate cytidylyltransferase B-like isoform X1 produces MEELEHTCPLPRTPVPASSLPIHYLWCQNPGGRRDALLQSPRHCHLPVEQPRPSAWGRRERPQRAGGTAAVHREGEGQFRLPETLTEPAKFTTYTSCECRAPHEKLTAVQARLGTPGSVDRPVRIYADGIFDLFHSGHARALMQAKNLFPNAYLIVGVFSDDLTHNYKGFTVMTEDERYEALRHCRYVDEVLRDAPWTLTQEFLEKHKIDFVAHDDIPYSSAGSEDVYKHIKEAGMFVPTKRTEGISTSDLITRIVRDYDVYARRNLQRGYTAKELNVSYINEKKYRLQNQVDRMKEKVRTVEEKSKHFVYRVEEKSHDLIQKWEDKSREFIGNFLEFFGPDGTWKQMFQERSGRMIQAFSPCYSPSSSPPRDFSPSRSPSPPSRWAMHRTSPPSTPKRASASISSMSEGDEDEK; encoded by the exons ccggttcctgcctcctccttgcccatccattACCTGTGGTGTCAAAACCCGGGAGGGAGAAGGGATGCGCTGTtgcagagtcctcgccactgccatctgccagtggagcagccacggccgtctgcctggggacggagagAGCGGCCACAGAGAGCCGGAGGAACCGCTGCTGTCCACCGAGAAGGGGAGGGGCAGTTCCGTCTACCAGAG ACTCTAACAGAACCAGCGAAATTTACGACATACACGAGTTGTGAATGCCGGGCACCACATGAGAAGCTAACTGCAGTGCAAGCTCGACTTGGAACACCTG GTTCAGTTGACAGGCCGGTGCGAATCTATGCAGATGGCATCTTCGATCTTTTCCATTCTGGTCATGCTCGCGCCCTGATGCAGGCTAAGAATCTGTTCCCTAATGCCTACCTTATAGTTGGAG ttTTTAGTGATGACCTCACTCATAATTACAAGGGCTTCACAGTAATGACAGAAGACGAGCGGTACGAAGCTTTGAGGCACTGTCGCTACGTTGATGAAGTTTTGCGTGATGCACCGTGGACTCTGACTCAAGAATTTTTAGAAAAACACAAG ATAGACTTTGTGGCACATGACGATATCCCATACTCCTCTGCTGGATCTGAGGATGTATACAAGCATATCAAGGAGGCAG GTATGTTTGTGCCCACTAAAAGGACAGAAGGGATCTCAACGTCTGACCTGATCACCCGCATAGTGAGAGATTATGACGTATATGCCAGACGCAACTTGCAGAGGGGCTACACCGCTAAAGAACTGAATGTCAGTTATATCAAT GAAAAGAAGTACCGTCTGCAGAATCAGGTGGAcaggatgaaagagaaagtgcGGACTGTTGAAGAAAAGTCAAAGCACTTTGTGTACAGAGTGGAGGAGAAGAGCCACGATCTTATCCAGAAGTGGGAGGATAAATCAAGAGAGTTCATTGGGAACTTCCTAGAGTTCTTTGGCCCAGATGGGACATGG AAGCAGATGTTTCAGGAACGGAGTGGTCGAATGATCCAGGCTTTTTCACCGTGCTACTCACCCAGCAGTAGCCCTCCAAGGGACTTTTCTCCATCCCGTTCCCCATCGCCCCCCTCTCGCTGGGCCATGCATAGGACCTCTCCGCCCTCTACCCCAAAGAGGGCGTCTGCCTCCATCAGCAGCATGAGTGAAGGTGACGAAGATGAAAAGTGA
- the LOC127635287 gene encoding choline-phosphate cytidylyltransferase B-like isoform X2 — MEELEHTCPLPRTPVPASSLPIHYLWCQNPGGRRDALLQSPRHCHLPVEQPRPSAWGRRERPQRAGGTAAVHREGEGQFRLPETLTEPAKFTTYTSCECRAPHEKLTAVQARLGTPGSVDRPVRIYADGIFDLFHSGHARALMQAKNLFPNAYLIVGVFSDDLTHNYKGFTVMTEDERYEALRHCRYVDEVLRDAPWTLTQEFLEKHKIDFVAHDDIPYSSAGSEDVYKHIKEAGMFVPTKRTEGISTSDLITRIVRDYDVYARRNLQRGYTAKELNVSYINEKKYRLQNQVDRMKEKVRTVEEKSKHFVYRVEEKSHDLIQKWEDKSREFIGNFLEFFGPDGTWQMFQERSGRMIQAFSPCYSPSSSPPRDFSPSRSPSPPSRWAMHRTSPPSTPKRASASISSMSEGDEDEK; from the exons ccggttcctgcctcctccttgcccatccattACCTGTGGTGTCAAAACCCGGGAGGGAGAAGGGATGCGCTGTtgcagagtcctcgccactgccatctgccagtggagcagccacggccgtctgcctggggacggagagAGCGGCCACAGAGAGCCGGAGGAACCGCTGCTGTCCACCGAGAAGGGGAGGGGCAGTTCCGTCTACCAGAG ACTCTAACAGAACCAGCGAAATTTACGACATACACGAGTTGTGAATGCCGGGCACCACATGAGAAGCTAACTGCAGTGCAAGCTCGACTTGGAACACCTG GTTCAGTTGACAGGCCGGTGCGAATCTATGCAGATGGCATCTTCGATCTTTTCCATTCTGGTCATGCTCGCGCCCTGATGCAGGCTAAGAATCTGTTCCCTAATGCCTACCTTATAGTTGGAG ttTTTAGTGATGACCTCACTCATAATTACAAGGGCTTCACAGTAATGACAGAAGACGAGCGGTACGAAGCTTTGAGGCACTGTCGCTACGTTGATGAAGTTTTGCGTGATGCACCGTGGACTCTGACTCAAGAATTTTTAGAAAAACACAAG ATAGACTTTGTGGCACATGACGATATCCCATACTCCTCTGCTGGATCTGAGGATGTATACAAGCATATCAAGGAGGCAG GTATGTTTGTGCCCACTAAAAGGACAGAAGGGATCTCAACGTCTGACCTGATCACCCGCATAGTGAGAGATTATGACGTATATGCCAGACGCAACTTGCAGAGGGGCTACACCGCTAAAGAACTGAATGTCAGTTATATCAAT GAAAAGAAGTACCGTCTGCAGAATCAGGTGGAcaggatgaaagagaaagtgcGGACTGTTGAAGAAAAGTCAAAGCACTTTGTGTACAGAGTGGAGGAGAAGAGCCACGATCTTATCCAGAAGTGGGAGGATAAATCAAGAGAGTTCATTGGGAACTTCCTAGAGTTCTTTGGCCCAGATGGGACATGG CAGATGTTTCAGGAACGGAGTGGTCGAATGATCCAGGCTTTTTCACCGTGCTACTCACCCAGCAGTAGCCCTCCAAGGGACTTTTCTCCATCCCGTTCCCCATCGCCCCCCTCTCGCTGGGCCATGCATAGGACCTCTCCGCCCTCTACCCCAAAGAGGGCGTCTGCCTCCATCAGCAGCATGAGTGAAGGTGACGAAGATGAAAAGTGA